In the Pyrolobus fumarii 1A genome, one interval contains:
- a CDS encoding phosphoadenosine phosphosulfate reductase family protein, protein MLTVALANGVLEAVMVHQEWKPVTPSKPPYLILVRAGKDRDATRAAVNRFYDGWGIVVESLGGTRDPEEAYERARSILREDQAHFVMYIGGREDAELVEKLDASIVDERFAAISIGKKRVRNARLEEIFWGIERARAKLRLRVGLDGDKILVHRVPRDKLLSDLVVDQPFADVFIGGRGWVKWLSKLGACLPDTELVILERLAGGRHLVYDGLTPCCELHMPDEGIPSVTNVNCENRREYGLQYNSLLNTNNYTVTESFERISLSLLRDALARAEEVLGYVDAIVVPWSGGKDSTMALYLAVKAYGASRVVAIYVDTGVDFPQNIDYINDLASRLGIEVVKARAPVREFIPLKGMPRHDYRWCTGLKLETLESVLRRLGEKLVVVTGDRDAESEPRSRRPLMRVEESEHVKRLIVTPLKQWSTILLQLYAKVRGLELNPLYELGFYRLGCYICPALRSWEKLILAREPLVAARLVGLPYYRRGLRQG, encoded by the coding sequence TTGCTGACTGTTGCACTAGCGAATGGGGTCTTAGAGGCTGTCATGGTACATCAAGAGTGGAAGCCCGTAACCCCCAGCAAACCCCCATATCTCATACTCGTTAGAGCCGGTAAGGATCGTGATGCTACACGCGCCGCTGTAAATAGATTCTATGACGGGTGGGGCATTGTAGTTGAGAGTCTTGGCGGTACTCGCGATCCTGAAGAGGCATATGAGAGGGCAAGAAGCATACTTAGAGAGGATCAGGCACACTTCGTAATGTACATTGGTGGTCGTGAGGATGCAGAACTTGTAGAGAAGCTAGACGCTAGTATAGTTGATGAGAGGTTCGCGGCGATAAGCATTGGTAAGAAGCGCGTTAGAAATGCCAGGCTTGAAGAGATATTCTGGGGTATTGAGCGGGCCCGTGCAAAGTTACGACTACGTGTCGGCCTAGATGGCGACAAAATACTTGTCCATCGAGTGCCTCGCGACAAACTGCTTAGTGATCTTGTGGTTGACCAGCCATTCGCCGACGTGTTTATAGGCGGACGCGGGTGGGTCAAGTGGCTCTCAAAGCTAGGTGCGTGTTTACCGGACACGGAGCTTGTTATACTCGAGCGTCTTGCTGGTGGAAGACACCTAGTCTATGACGGGCTAACCCCTTGTTGCGAGCTTCACATGCCGGATGAGGGCATTCCTAGCGTGACTAACGTTAATTGCGAGAATAGGAGAGAATATGGGCTTCAATACAACTCGCTGCTCAACACTAACAATTACACAGTCACTGAGAGCTTTGAGCGTATATCACTGTCTTTGCTAAGAGATGCACTGGCACGTGCCGAAGAGGTTCTGGGTTACGTGGATGCTATCGTTGTACCATGGAGTGGTGGAAAAGATTCCACAATGGCCCTCTATCTCGCGGTCAAAGCTTATGGTGCATCCCGCGTAGTCGCAATTTACGTTGATACTGGCGTGGATTTCCCACAGAACATAGATTATATCAATGATCTCGCCTCTAGGCTTGGCATCGAGGTTGTAAAGGCACGTGCACCTGTACGTGAATTCATACCGCTGAAGGGCATGCCGCGCCATGATTATCGTTGGTGTACTGGTTTGAAGCTTGAGACTCTGGAGAGCGTGCTGAGACGCTTGGGCGAGAAGCTGGTAGTCGTCACGGGCGATAGGGATGCGGAGTCCGAGCCACGTAGCCGCAGACCACTGATGCGTGTAGAGGAGAGTGAACATGTGAAACGTCTAATAGTCACTCCACTTAAGCAGTGGTCGACTATACTGCTACAGTTATATGCCAAGGTGCGCGGTTTAGAGCTAAACCCGCTATATGAGCTTGGATTTTACAGGCTAGGTTGCTACATATGCCCCGCGCTACGCTCGTGGGAGAAACTCATACTTGCACGTGAGCCTCTGGTTGCAGCCAGGCTCGTTGGACTGCCCTATTATAGGAGGGGCCTCAGACAAGGCTGA
- a CDS encoding DUF354 domain-containing protein — MRIWIDALTPKQARLAAALYTRLVKEGYEVLVTARSYDFTESVLRRHGVNYVSVGRHGGESLKGKLEADIERMAALLRIIDEYKPDVLVSYPSPSATRVAFGLSIPIIVFSDSPHSVPPHRLTIPLADVLIHSALVPRHHFEWYVLTRFTRVVSFYGIEEWEWIRGYRCNEGLLEDMGLEPNKYIVLRVPERKAVYYQGRSIPNVNEIVDAIVKNGYQVVIFPRYEDDLQHLRHMVERYPKMVKIVWGEAVETLDLYCHAAGVVTGGATMAREAALMCKPAISLYPTHINQVLEKMGFPIRNIESVDKPDDIVTILEESRGLCPAEMLSRFEVPSDVLIRVLESI; from the coding sequence TTGAGAATCTGGATTGACGCGTTAACTCCTAAGCAAGCTAGGCTTGCTGCTGCCCTCTACACGAGGCTTGTAAAGGAAGGGTATGAGGTTCTCGTAACAGCTCGTAGCTATGATTTCACGGAGTCTGTGCTACGTAGACACGGCGTCAACTATGTGAGTGTAGGGCGTCATGGCGGAGAGAGTTTGAAGGGCAAGCTAGAAGCTGACATTGAGCGAATGGCGGCTCTGCTGAGGATAATCGACGAGTATAAGCCTGATGTGCTAGTGTCATATCCGAGTCCATCTGCGACTAGGGTTGCTTTTGGTCTCTCAATACCCATAATAGTGTTCAGTGATAGTCCTCATAGTGTCCCTCCTCATCGGCTAACAATACCGTTGGCTGACGTGCTTATCCACTCGGCGCTGGTGCCCCGCCATCATTTCGAATGGTATGTGTTGACGCGCTTTACGCGTGTTGTAAGCTTCTATGGTATCGAAGAGTGGGAGTGGATACGCGGCTATCGTTGTAACGAAGGGCTTCTGGAAGATATGGGTCTCGAGCCGAACAAGTACATTGTTCTGCGTGTACCTGAAAGAAAGGCTGTATATTATCAAGGTAGGAGCATCCCAAACGTTAACGAGATAGTGGATGCTATCGTGAAGAATGGTTATCAAGTTGTCATATTCCCTCGCTACGAAGATGATTTGCAACATTTGAGGCATATGGTAGAACGATACCCTAAGATGGTAAAGATAGTGTGGGGCGAGGCTGTAGAGACTCTTGATCTATACTGTCATGCGGCGGGAGTTGTGACTGGCGGTGCAACGATGGCTCGCGAAGCTGCACTCATGTGTAAACCCGCGATTAGCCTCTATCCCACGCATATCAACCAAGTTCTCGAGAAGATGGGGTTTCCGATACGCAACATAGAGTCCGTCGATAAACCCGATGATATAGTAACGATTCTAGAAGAGAGTAGAGGCTTGTGCCCAGCCGAGATGCTATCCAGATTCGAGGTGCCAAGCGACGTTTTGATAAGAGTGTTGGAAAGCATCTAG
- a CDS encoding DegT/DnrJ/EryC1/StrS family aminotransferase → MSSRTIRISEPLLEEDDITLVLEALRSGWLSGGPYVEKFEEEFAKYIGVKHAITVANGTMALIAALYAAGVRPGDEVIVPCFTFAATAAAVVALGAKPVFADIELETYNISVEDVEEKLTRRARAIIAVHLFGHMADMKRLKRLAEEENIVLIEDAAQAHGSSLEGVKAGAWGDAAAFSFYATKNMTMGEGGAVTTSNDEIAWRVRMLRNHGQESKYNHVTFGLNMRITSLQAALGLAQLRKLERMNEARRRNARMLSEGLRDTGLILPVEKPGYRHVYHQYVVRVDPERVDITRDELARRLRERGVETAVHYPRALPDQPFYRALGYPPAEKICPNAAIAAQQVLSLPVHPKLTHEDIRYVIRAVREALGMEG, encoded by the coding sequence ATGTCGTCGCGCACCATACGGATATCAGAGCCTCTGCTCGAGGAGGATGATATAACTCTTGTTCTTGAAGCTTTGCGTTCCGGGTGGTTATCGGGAGGCCCATACGTTGAGAAGTTTGAAGAAGAGTTTGCAAAGTATATCGGCGTTAAACACGCCATAACCGTGGCTAATGGCACCATGGCTTTGATAGCTGCGTTGTACGCCGCCGGTGTAAGACCTGGCGACGAGGTCATAGTGCCTTGTTTCACGTTTGCAGCTACAGCTGCAGCCGTAGTTGCCCTCGGAGCCAAGCCGGTGTTTGCCGACATAGAGCTTGAGACCTACAACATAAGCGTGGAGGATGTGGAGGAGAAGCTTACTAGGAGGGCGCGAGCTATCATAGCAGTCCATCTGTTCGGCCACATGGCCGATATGAAGAGGTTGAAACGACTAGCCGAGGAGGAGAACATAGTGCTTATCGAAGATGCTGCACAAGCACACGGTTCTAGCTTAGAGGGTGTTAAGGCAGGGGCATGGGGTGATGCAGCTGCATTCAGCTTCTATGCCACAAAGAACATGACCATGGGTGAGGGTGGCGCTGTAACAACCAGTAACGATGAGATAGCGTGGCGTGTGAGAATGCTAAGAAATCACGGTCAGGAGAGCAAGTATAACCATGTAACATTTGGTCTCAACATGAGGATCACATCGCTACAAGCGGCATTAGGCCTAGCCCAGCTTCGGAAACTAGAGAGGATGAATGAAGCTCGTCGAAGAAATGCTAGAATGTTAAGCGAGGGTCTGCGCGATACTGGCCTCATTCTACCTGTAGAGAAACCCGGCTATCGACACGTTTACCATCAGTACGTGGTGAGAGTCGATCCTGAACGGGTAGACATAACGCGCGATGAACTCGCACGTAGGTTGCGCGAGCGTGGGGTAGAGACTGCAGTTCACTATCCTAGAGCTCTGCCAGACCAGCCATTCTATCGCGCGCTGGGATATCCCCCAGCCGAGAAGATATGCCCTAACGCTGCTATAGCAGCACAGCAAGTGCTTAGCCTCCCAGTGCATCCCAAACTGACACACGAGGATATCAGATACGTTATACGGGCGGTTCGAGAAGCACTGGGGATGGAGGGATGA
- a CDS encoding tRNA (guanine-N1-)-methyltransferase, translating into MKILRYNTVCENECLFYKLLRLLNEYGWYNLGLGAWIKSRRIRDNGFQEVALRVLVWSGVVGEASRIKGGIDQVLNYQGREYRFVFGPGDVKADAAYYQHRCKSSYCIEHDDIVSLLPEKPKPLIVIDLAQLHMHNLDEASSLRRQLAATLGVIRRFLWDRHLLLTNAAEGVRAWLKSFMATMQVQMSSLNTDDALDVRGYTGLRILLDPNADKDLQPDEVVKADVFILGGIVDKRPRPGATRELPIEGAVRRRISLRGSIIGVPHTINTLVEALLLARYVYDGNIERALYDVTPPHEARIRAYVEISRVIRGAKGAYVDWDLYEELVKWLPLRPRDFEKAARMAGARLRRSYEEYLLSKDQSHH; encoded by the coding sequence TTGAAGATATTAAGGTATAACACGGTATGCGAGAATGAATGCCTCTTCTATAAGTTGCTTCGGTTGCTCAACGAATATGGCTGGTATAACCTAGGCCTTGGTGCATGGATAAAGTCAAGACGTATTAGGGATAATGGGTTCCAAGAGGTTGCTCTGCGCGTTCTAGTATGGAGTGGAGTTGTAGGCGAAGCCTCGCGTATAAAAGGTGGCATCGATCAAGTCTTGAATTATCAAGGGCGTGAATATCGTTTTGTATTTGGGCCTGGAGATGTAAAAGCCGATGCAGCCTACTATCAACATAGGTGTAAAAGCAGCTACTGTATAGAGCACGACGATATAGTGTCCCTTCTTCCCGAGAAGCCTAAGCCACTCATAGTTATCGACCTGGCACAACTACACATGCATAATCTGGATGAGGCTTCAAGCCTTAGACGACAGTTGGCAGCCACGCTCGGTGTGATTAGGAGATTCCTATGGGATCGTCATCTATTGTTGACGAATGCCGCTGAGGGTGTACGTGCATGGTTAAAGAGTTTCATGGCAACCATGCAGGTGCAAATGAGTAGCCTGAACACGGATGATGCTCTAGACGTTAGAGGGTATACTGGGTTAAGGATACTACTTGACCCTAATGCCGACAAAGATTTGCAACCCGATGAGGTGGTTAAGGCCGATGTTTTCATACTAGGTGGCATAGTGGATAAGAGGCCTAGGCCTGGAGCTACTCGCGAACTACCGATAGAAGGTGCTGTGAGACGCAGGATATCGCTTCGCGGAAGCATTATAGGAGTTCCTCATACTATCAACACGCTCGTCGAGGCCCTTCTACTTGCGCGCTACGTTTACGATGGTAATATTGAAAGGGCATTATACGATGTCACGCCTCCCCATGAGGCCCGCATAAGAGCGTATGTTGAAATATCACGTGTTATTCGTGGAGCTAAGGGCGCTTATGTTGACTGGGACTTGTATGAGGAGCTTGTTAAGTGGCTACCTCTACGCCCACGAGATTTCGAAAAGGCTGCTAGAATGGCTGGCGCACGATTAAGAAGGAGTTACGAGGAGTACCTGCTCAGCAAAGACCAATCTCATCACTAG
- a CDS encoding phosphoribosyltransferase, giving the protein MPRVPVKLVTWDEIVEWAYGLAKKIREDGYKPTVIIAVARGGYVPARLLCDFLGVENLLSIQSQHWVAAAQASEKAILKFPYHVDLSGHRALIVDDIVDTGETLMLAKEFVQREWKPDELKVAALQWISTVAKFKPDYYYIEVREWVWFQYPWTRLEDTMQFIKRMMEEAAREEGKREWTYDEIKKKFVEWYGVDVGDLYYREALLMLEERGIVERKDNVYVYKG; this is encoded by the coding sequence TTGCCGCGCGTCCCAGTGAAGCTCGTGACATGGGATGAAATAGTTGAATGGGCGTACGGGCTTGCTAAGAAGATAAGAGAGGACGGGTATAAGCCAACTGTCATAATAGCTGTGGCGCGAGGTGGTTATGTCCCTGCTAGGCTACTATGTGACTTCCTTGGTGTTGAAAACCTTCTAAGCATACAGAGTCAGCATTGGGTTGCTGCGGCTCAAGCGTCCGAGAAGGCTATCCTCAAATTCCCCTATCACGTTGATCTGAGTGGTCATCGTGCACTAATAGTGGATGATATAGTTGATACCGGAGAGACACTGATGCTCGCGAAGGAGTTCGTACAGCGCGAGTGGAAGCCGGACGAACTCAAGGTGGCGGCTCTTCAATGGATAAGCACTGTTGCAAAATTCAAACCGGATTATTACTACATTGAGGTGCGTGAATGGGTATGGTTCCAGTATCCCTGGACGAGACTAGAGGATACCATGCAGTTCATAAAGAGGATGATGGAGGAGGCTGCTAGAGAGGAGGGTAAGCGCGAATGGACCTACGACGAGATCAAGAAGAAATTCGTTGAGTGGTATGGTGTGGATGTAGGCGACCTCTATTACCGTGAGGCGCTACTGATGCTAGAGGAGCGAGGCATCGTAGAACGTAAAGATAATGTCTATGTCTATAAGGGGTGA